One genomic segment of Mytilus trossulus isolate FHL-02 chromosome 4, PNRI_Mtr1.1.1.hap1, whole genome shotgun sequence includes these proteins:
- the LOC134716749 gene encoding zinc transporter ZIP1-like, translated as MDVVQVKVLILFGLLVASFLIGFIPVKCIYHYRRNLETSIVYRRVLSTLNCFAAGVFMATCLLDLLPETIEALEPHIKESKKFEHYPVAQFIMIMGLMLMLTVEQCVIIYQEKRGRISHESDDTMRTEAIKTERTVLSNKDEFHVSYSSSSGVEVDDSKGESNSKKDFESSVTLSVKNSETNSSSTLRSILLLVALSLHSIFEGIAVGLQKQTTDVLEVFVGLSIHKVVLAFSLGMALTQSKLTFWAQIRSIVTFALASPIGMVIGLLIVEYGVGTTSSLAEGILQGIACGTFLYVTFFEILQHELGKPDIRLIKTFFIFLGFMCMSGLFLIHDHDEH; from the coding sequence ATGGATGTTGTACAAGTGAAAGTTTTGATTCTTTTTGGACTCTTAGTGGCTTCATTTCTTATTGGATTTATTCCAGtgaaatgtatatatcattataGAAGAAATTTAGAAACATCAATAGTATATCGGCGTGTATTAAGTACTTTGAACTGTTTTGCTGCAGGGGTATTCATGGCCACATGTCTATTAGATCTACTCCCTGAAACAATAGAGGCTTTGGAACCGCATATCAAGGAATCGAAGAAATTTGAGCATTACCCTGTGGCTCAGTTTATAATGATTATGGGACTAATGCTAATGTTAACTGTTGAACAATGTGTTATAATTTATCAGGAAAAACGAGGAAGAATTAGCCACGAATCAGACGATACGATGAGAACGGAAGCAATCAAAACCGAAAGAACTGTTTTATCCAACAAAGATGAGTTCCACGTATCATATAGTTCTTCGTCAGGTGTCGAAGTAGACGACTCCAAGGGAGAGAGTAATTCAAAAAAAGACTTTGAGAGCAGTGTAACCCTGTCGGTGAAGAATTCTGAAACGAACAGTTCTTCCACACTGAGATCTATCTTGCTTTTGGTAGCTTTATCTTTGCATTCTATTTTCGAAGGAATAGCAGTCGGACTACAGAAACAGACTACCGATGTACTTGAAGTTTTTGTTGGCCTCAGTATTCACAAAGTGGTTCTTGCCTTCAGTCTAGGTATGGCATTAACCCAAAGCAAACTTACGTTTTGGGCACAGATACGATCTATTGTTACTTTCGCCTTAGCCTCGCCGATCGGGATGGTTATTGGTTTGTTAATTGTTGAATATGGCGTAGGAACGACATCTTCTTTAGCAGAGGGGATCTTACAAGGAATAGCTTGTGGAACATTCTTATATGTCACATTCTTTGAAATACTTCAACATGAATTAGGCAAACCAGACATTCGGTTGATTAaaaccttttttatatttcttggaTTTATGTGTATGTCAGGTCTATTTTTGATACATGATCACGATGAACACTAA
- the LOC134714115 gene encoding alpha-ketoglutarate dehydrogenase component 4-like isoform X2 → MATIARTVRAVAPHVPKIKFPSRNKDFSFKHEAPVVSSVTQTSTSPTASRSSGHVIDFSELPLRYQRRPISQEEMEYIERGGPD, encoded by the exons ATGGCGACAATCGCAAGGACAGTCAGg GCTGTTGCTCCACATgtgccaaaaataaaatttccatCTAGAAATAAAG ATTTTTCCTTCAAACATGAAGCACCAGTAGTATCTTCTGTTACACAGACATCAACCTCTCCAACAGCTAGTAGGTCGTCAGGACATGTGATAGACTTTTCTGAACTACCACTCCGGTATCAAAGAAGACCAATAAGCCAAGAGGAAATGGAATATATTGAG aGAGGAGGACCTGATTGA
- the LOC134714115 gene encoding alpha-ketoglutarate dehydrogenase component 4-like isoform X1, producing the protein MATIARTVRAVAPHVPKIKFPSRNKADFSFKHEAPVVSSVTQTSTSPTASRSSGHVIDFSELPLRYQRRPISQEEMEYIERGGPD; encoded by the exons ATGGCGACAATCGCAAGGACAGTCAGg GCTGTTGCTCCACATgtgccaaaaataaaatttccatCTAGAAATAAAG cAGATTTTTCCTTCAAACATGAAGCACCAGTAGTATCTTCTGTTACACAGACATCAACCTCTCCAACAGCTAGTAGGTCGTCAGGACATGTGATAGACTTTTCTGAACTACCACTCCGGTATCAAAGAAGACCAATAAGCCAAGAGGAAATGGAATATATTGAG aGAGGAGGACCTGATTGA